The Pyrus communis chromosome 14, drPyrComm1.1, whole genome shotgun sequence sequence GACGATGATCCacagggcgtggttggggcagTGTCGGGGTGCATGTGTAAAAACGGGACAGGACCGAGGGAGATAATGAGGAAGACTGTGGGTGGGATTGTTGTGGCGTTTCTGAATGCTTATTTGAATGGTGATGATAGGTATTTGCTTGCCATTGTTGGTGATCCTGATAGTTCTCCTGCAAAGCTTGAACCTGTGGAGTTCATTACAGCATAAGTTCAAGCTCAAGGTCGTCTTGATAATAATTACCGACATCAGCTGCACATATTGGCACATAAAGAGGGGGTTATAAGGCCTATCAGTGGTTAATGTCAGTGACTATTTTCAGGCTTTCTTCGAGGGTTATTTCGGATCCTAGATTGTTATTTTCGAATAAACAGCTCAGTCATCAAATGCATGTGCTCAAGTACTGAAATTTGGGGGTTGATATGTACTAGAACCATCTCAATTTTTCTAATTCAttatatcatgttcatttaacattggttaTTCATCCAAAAAAATGATGCCTCCATATGACAGCATCAAATTGGTAGTTTAGGCGATGCCAACCCACCAACACTTTGACCTCTCggttcaaccaaaaaaatataacacCTCTTCTTGCTGTCAAAACAGTCCACGGTGTAGCAGATCGGTTGGAGATGCTCAAAAAAGTTAGTTAAATTTTAAGATATACCTAAACCCTTCTCGCTTGGACTTCCCTTTGCATTGTATACCACCATCTCCTTCCCCACTTTCTCCTCCGAATGTTCAACATCCCCATGCTTTGAAATACATCGGTTCCTTGAGAAGGTTCAttgaaatttctttttgtatcttttgaaacCATGTTCATCTCAGAATTTACATCATCGTGCCGTTCCATTTCTTGTACAGCATGTTCCTTGCATTTTGGTTGAACCTTGTCCCCAATTACTATAGAAATATCCCCTCCACTTTCACCCTTGTGAAACTCTTTGTCTTGAACATCCTCGCCTGTTTGCTTCGCATTAATCTTTGCtgtgtttgatgatgatggttCGCCATCCACAGGGGACCTCTCTTGACCAAAGTTCCTTGCCTCCaagaagaaatttttcattgtgactgGAACACGAGTGGTACACTAAGTGTTTTTACATAAGTGGtgggaagttttattttttaagttattaactttttaatacacatatctcatcgtttgtatagtgacacgtgatgcACCATCCTGTATTCcggtcacattaaaaaatctctcctctcTAGGGCAGGATTTCTTCTAGAAAAGAGAAGGGAAGTCCCGAACGGCTGATACTATTCTTCGAGGGGATATTCTTTTAACTGCAGTCTTCTCCAGACCATTTCCATTAGAAATGGAGATGGATCCTTTGGTTGGTGAATCAGGTACAACAGCAGCAATCTGTTCATTTGGTGGAGCCACACCAAGCTGACATGGGTTCTTCAACGAATCAGATTTTTCATGCAGCAATGCATTTAAATCAACTCTCTCCACAGTACCAAAAGCCTCACCGTTAATCAATGCAGTTTCATTCACCGAACCAGTAGATACCATTTGGGTTTCAATCCCTTGTTCATCATCGTTGTTACCCCCGCTAATCAAAGGCTCGGCAGTCCCCACATCCTTACCGTTCATCAAGTCAGTTTCATCCACATGACCATTTGAGAGGCCGAGCTTGTCAACCCCGTGTCCATGGCCATTTTCCATGGATCGTCCCAATCTACCCTCAGAGTGACTACCACTAAGTTGAGCAATTCGCCTCGATGATTCCGAATGCTGTTGCAATTCCAAGATCAAACCAAAAtgtaatgaaatttaaaaatcatAGTAATTTCATTACAACCACAATTATTCCCAACGGTCTAATCCAACAACAGAGAAAATTAGGAAGAAGACCAAATCTCGATTGAATTCGGACAATAATTTCTCTTTCTTATCTTGGGCCCTCTTTATTCTTCTTAGGTCGAATTGGGCCTATTTCTTAGGCTATAGGTTGAAGCGGACCTGTTATTATGTCATATGAACCTGTTAATATAGTATTAATGAGAAGTTCGGCTAAACTACACAATTAGCAACTTAATTTAGTATCAAATTCGTCGTTCACAAGATTCAAATCatagacctctcacttctaagtaAATAGAAATACTATCAGGTCATAGTACCGTGTGACAAATCATATAAACCTGTTAAATTCAGCTCATAATCTTTCATTATTTAATGGCGTAAAACAAGAGGTATTTCGATAGTTTCTTTCGTATCTTGAACCCATCTTGTTATCTTGCAAATTAAGGTCCCTCAATTTAGATTTGTCACAAATCAATTATGTGGCCTCGCTCGATGGTGCGGCCGCATATTGGAAGGTCAACTTGGAGTTTGGACTTCATTGGAAGTTTTGGCAgaaaagttaaatttgataAATAAGTTTAGCTAGCTAATATTAACACTTAAGAAATATGAAAGTCATCTTGCCACATCAATTAAACACTAATGAGACTTTTAAAAATAGAGCACTTTATGGACATAACACtctatattttttatacaatattttataatattgaattaataattaacgttaaattgtaTAGTGCCAGAATATATGCCGAACTAGATTTCTCCACGTAGATTCTCCCATTCATCCCAAAACGATGAAAATTCCCACCGAAACCTCCACACTCCACAGCACCCGTCACCAAATACCGACATTCCTTTACCACAAAGGCCCACCCAAGACACATCCAGAACCTCCGGGGCGCCACGTGTCAATACCAAATGCAACCGCCAATCCCACATACGTGTACACGCGACCCGTCGCGAAGTCTCTTAACTGCACGCGAAGGTGCAGTTCTGTTCTACTTATAAACCCCCACAACGTCCCTCACTTTCCCGCAAAGAATCCCGGCAACCAAACACTCGATAACGATCTTAATCTGAGCAAACCGGAGAAGATGAATATGATGTGGAATCAGGCGTATCGGAAGAGTGATCCCGAGGCCGGAGCGAGGCCGCTCTACCCTACGATGCTCGAGAGCCCCGAGCTCCGGTGGTCCTTCATCCGCAAAATCTACGCGATCGTTGCCATGCAATTACTCGCCACCATCGCTGTCGCCGCCGTCGTCGTTTCTGTCCGGCCGGTGGCTCACTTCTTTGTCAGCACCGGCGCCGGCCTTGCTCTCTACATTGTTCTCATCATTACGCCTTTCATCGGTACGCTTTGAATTCCTCTGAAAATTTGATGGTTTTTGGGAGTTTGCTGTGAAATTTATGGTTTTGATTTGTTGTTGGTTGGTCGCAGTGCTGTGCCCGTTGTATTATTACCACCAGAGGCATCCGGTGAATTACCTTTTACTTGGAATTTTCACCCTTTCACTGGCATGTGTGGTCGGTTTGACTTGTGCATTTACTAGTGGTAAGTGGTTCATAATCTTTCCTCTATTTTTTCTTGGTAATTTGATTTAGGGGTTCTGTAGTTTGTGATGGAATTTTAGCCAAATTAGTCTTGAGAATAACATAACACCTCATTTTGattcttgaaatttaaaatcaatagaaattatTTTTGACTTTGTTTActatcaattattttgatcatttcataaataaaaacttcTTAAATAAGgactgaaatgaaaaaaaaaaaaaaaaaaaaaaaaaacaactgttgatttgataaacaatgtgttaaaataattttacaaaatttgagaatatttttgtcattttaatcttatttaacggagatttttcATGAAAGTTTTATCAACACACTGATAGTGTTAGTGCTTTAAATCCTTAAATTTTAAAGGGTGGGGATCAAATCCTATAATAGGATGCAGGATGCATAGACATTATTGCTTTCCGGCATGCGATTTTAGGTGCGGGATTTGTTGAGTGGTCTCTAGCCGTCTACTTTGGTGGCCAATTAGATAATATTGTGAAATTATGTAACTTGTTGAATTTAAAACAGGGAAGGTGATTTTGGAGTCGGTTATTCTAACGGCAGTGGTCGTAATCGGTTTGACCTTGTACACATTCTGGGCTGCAAGGAGAGGCCACGACTTCAACTTTCTTGGTCCCTTCTTGTCTGGAGCTATTTTGGTTCTCTTCGTATTTGCTCTGATTCAGGTATGTCTTGTGTTTACTCGATCCAATGGAGTCATTCTCTACTGTGAATTTGATGTCTTTTTTCGGGTTTTGAACTTTCGGGTTTGTTTGTTCTTActtggttgcagattttgttcCCGTTGGGTAGGATCTCCGTGATGATATACGGTTGCTTGGCGTCGATCATATTTTGCGGGTACATTGTGTACGACACGGACAACTTGATCAAGCGATACTCTTACGACGAGTACATTTGGGCAGCAGTCGCTTTGTATTTGGATATCATCAACCTCTTCCTCGCGCTTCTCACCGTTTTCAGGGTTTCTGATAGATGAGAAGAAGTTGTTGATTGCTTAGTCTCTTTTGTTGCCAAATGTGATTACATATTGCTTATGGTTAATTGTGAATGTCATAAACAACTAAACCCTCTCATTGTACAATGATAAATACCTGATTTTCATGGAAGATTCCGTGTGTTTTGCGTCATTCCTTTgttacttatttcattgaattcaaTTCCTGTCTTTCCTTCGCGGGTTAGAATTTCTGTTTATTACGGGTTACGGGCCAATTAGACGGCGTTCAGATTCTATAATACAATTTCATGTGTCAGAAAACCTGACTCATGTTATTGTTTTATTGGTGTTCAGATTTAATAATACAATTTTATATGTTAGAAAACTTGAttcatgttattattttattggagCATCATATGTTAAAAAACTTGACTGTTTAGATTTAATAATACAATCTCATGTGTTAGAAAACCGGACTCATGTTATTGTTTTATCGATGTTCAGATTTAATAATACAATTTTTTGTATTAGAAAACTTGACTCGTGTTATTATTTTTGGGAAAATCATGTGTCAAAAAATTTGATCCATTTTATTGTTTCATTGGAACGGGATACCATGACTGCGTTAACTCCATTTCCCACAAGTCATTCTCTTATTTAGGAGGATTCGGAAAGTCCTACTGTACAACATAGGAGCACTAGTTAGAGCGCCAAAACCGCAGTTCTTGGCCTCTGTTTTttatgagaaaaacttgtgttCTTGGCCTCCGTTTttatgagaaaaacttgtgtaggCGCGTTCAACCTAGTTTGAGCGCGTGAATCGCAGTTCTCGGCCTCTGTTGtatgagaaaaacttgtgtaggGTAGTTACACACTTAATTTTTCTTAAGGAATTACCTTAAATGATATGGTTTACTGGATGAAATGTTTTTTAACAGCTGAGCTTAGAGTTGAGTACTCTTTGGCTGTTTCTCAGTAAATTACCTCAAGAGGGGGTGAGAGTTTTAACCATGAAACAGTTCGTTGAAGAGGAAGTTTTTAACCGCGGCAATCCATCACTTTGCTATTAGCCGGATGCTAGACCATACGTTTGATCATTCATGCGACCCTACTCAAATTGTTGATCCATTATTCGACGCTACAAATCTGTGTACCACTATAAATCTGTGTACCACTATAAATCTATTTGGCACTCgaggtttttttttatgcagACAAATTAGGATCATAATAATTTACAACTCGTTCAATCGGGTGGTTTCGGACACTTGGCCTTAAAACCTACcatggtttttaaattttggtttttttttcgaAAGTAATACTATACTTATcatttttgtatcatttttttttaatagagatagaGTCCACAATGCATATGGGTTTCATTTCAATTAAAGATGTAGTACAAATGTGATAAgaatagttttttttgtttttttctacGATAAACatggtatctcatatcatggtAGGAAAGTCATATACTTGTTTTCTAATGAGAGATCTTGTTTTACAGCAAGGACTTACACGTTTTTaaaaaggttttacaaaattttattttcaagccaGAAAAGGATCATTGCTGGATTATTTTATTGGGGATCCTAGGAATCCAgtgatcgtgatcgttcatcgtatatcgtgcaatcAGAGATCGTTAGGTacttattatatttaattttaaattttaattttgaaataatttctgaccgtatGATGTACGATTAACGATCATGATCCCGAGAATCCTAAGATCCTTAGGAAAATGATCCGgcaaggatccttttcctttcAAGCCCACTCATCCTTATCTTTTGCCGTTGAGATTTTAGTGCAAGATGTATTGTGACGACAAGGATTGCTGGCAAAAGATGACATGTAGGAGGATTCCTTCTTTCAGTATAAATGGTCTTACTTTATCTTTTACTGCaatttacttatactctgacatcacTTATGTGATAAAAATTGAATTCCCTTTACATGCGCACTCTAGTATTAGTTACTTTTGGTTTAAATTAGTTCgcattttccacatcaccatCACTTTATGGCTTGTCACATTTCAAGTGTCGACCAGTATACCTCGATTCAGTGTCTAAGCACAGATTTCAAATCggtgtgtcaatttggtatcacaCAATATAGGGTCTAGGAGAATGGGACTATATTGCGACTATGGgacttggatcctctcctgagcccaaggagaggatcctcctgaccaaatGACTTGGGCCGTTGAATgaaaatctaacggctacaaacagagggGTTCccttaaagttataataattatagccgttgtattttcatccaacggcctaAGTCTTTTGGTCAGGAGGATCTTCTCCttgggctcaggagaggatccaaatccgcgACTATGTATACATTTTTCATAAAGCAGGCCATGTCCTCTGAAATTCTGAATTCAAAAGTTAAGTGCTTTAGctgaggagagatttttcagtgtgaccgatACACGGAATGTTACATCAcatatcattatacaaatggtaggatatgtatgctaaaaagttaataacctaaaaaataaaatttctcaccactccTATTAAAACCACTGATGTATCACTTGTGTTCCCactacaactaaaaatttctctttgCTCAAGACCTTTTCCGCTTACTCCCCCTACACTACAGTACACTACATGTGCCTAACACCTCCCTATTTATCCGAAAGCAACAGAAATCACAGTCCTGCCAGATTTTTCAGCATCCTATGTCAACCGATTTGTTAACATAATGCATAGACCTAATCAATGCCTGTTCTTTCTGTCGGCGACAATAGACAGCAGCCCCGAAACGCCGCGAGTCCAGACGTCGTGTTCTCTCTGGTTCTTGCACTCGAACTCAACAATGCCTCTCGCTTCTGTCTTCAGCCCAAAGTAACGACGCTGGTCTCCGTCGTCGAACAAGTGTCTCCCGGGCCATGCCGGCATGCTCTTGCACACCTCCAACACAACATCTGCGCACCCGAAATCAACGTTTACGTTAAAATTATTTCACATTAAATTTCAAAGTGCAGGAGAGAAGTAGGCttactcttcttcttcttggtgaAAGTTCCTGCAACGTGTTTGCTCTTCATTTTCAGCATCACCTATAAAAATTCACCGTAGGATTAATGAATAGTGACGACTATAGTACGAAGATTTTGGTTACGTTAGGTGCTGTCAAGTTTATCGACAACATATCAACAATCATATTTCTTCTTGCATTCTCAACCGCGTATTTACATTATGTTTCACTTTAGTCTCATTCGTCAAGTAAgttgattttgcatccatttaCGTGCACAGTTTATCATTAAAAACCTGAACTGGGAAGGAATTTTGCCTCATTTGACGGGTTGGAGTGACGGTGCTGACAACATAACATATAAGAGAGAAAAAAGTGCAGTTAACGGCGAAGTCTCACCTGTCCGGTTCGGTGAATGTAAACAGACACTAGTTTCCAGTGGAGATCACCTGCAAAATGCAAACCATATAGTTCAACTTAGATAAAATTTAGGTACCaaaactcttcttttttttttttttaatttaattttcattgaaaTACCTTTTCGTGTGCGTTTGAGGAGTTCAGTGCCCCTAGCAAGGAGGTCTTGGTTAGAGACCCCAAGAAACGTAGGGTCAACAGGGACAAGATCGTCACTAAAGCTGCTGCTGCCGCTGCTGCGATCACCACCGTTGTTGTTGTTAGCTTTACCAGCGCAGACTCCGATTCCCATTCCCTTTTCCACTGGAATCACTGCGGATATGTTCCACGCCTCCTTCATTGCCCTTGCCTTTAGGGTCGCTGCCCCTCGTAAAGCTTGCCATATTAGACAgattttttaaaagttaaacattattaaactttaatttgttttaaacattattaaactttaattttttatttagagAATGTTTTAAATCTAAAAAGACGTTTGTACTACATTTACCGATTAGCAAGGTGAGCAACTCAAACAGAGATGTACTACTCAGATGCACAAAATCGAtcacattattttattaaaaattgcaTTAGTAATGTGGAAAATGATCTCATAATtgtgatcgttcatcgtatatcgtacggtcaaaaatcattttaaaatttaaaattaaatataaatagtacttaacgaaaactgaccgcatgatgtatgatgaacgattACGATCACGGGATCCTTAGGATCCCCAGGAAAAGGATCTGAAATGTGATCAGATTAATATATCCAAATAGCATTATTGTGAGAGGTTATCAATGTGAATAAATATGTTATATATGAACAAATATGTTATATATGTCATAGTGATATAGTACCTACATAAAAAACGTGACCAGATCACGTAATTAGTCATGTAAACTCTTGAGAATTTATTTCTGATCATAAGATAGATTCTATCCAACGATATAATTAGTACA is a genomic window containing:
- the LOC137714159 gene encoding protein LIFEGUARD 2-like; the encoded protein is MNMMWNQAYRKSDPEAGARPLYPTMLESPELRWSFIRKIYAIVAMQLLATIAVAAVVVSVRPVAHFFVSTGAGLALYIVLIITPFIVLCPLYYYHQRHPVNYLLLGIFTLSLACVVGLTCAFTSGKVILESVILTAVVVIGLTLYTFWAARRGHDFNFLGPFLSGAILVLFVFALIQILFPLGRISVMIYGCLASIIFCGYIVYDTDNLIKRYSYDEYIWAAVALYLDIINLFLALLTVFRVSDR